The following proteins come from a genomic window of Ferviditalea candida:
- a CDS encoding L,D-transpeptidase produces MTALESNEKIEFKDEKYLKDYVKLHPDNKMVWYLLGREYVRKGETGKATYCFQQAGEVYLAFEDSAAGAVHDQEAPGKRTAGSGDGPNERRKTRKPLFSVARYTTAAIWALLLIFFIPALEGARPETHRAEVADPALSGPSANPESSEVRPSASPLPSPSLASGTRQTPEKPMLSRVYYLGGEAGKGSYQAALFGLAESGGSDGRQQVSLVAESVRSSVASWTDWTREPKLRFTAVSATGGGGALQIRRLEPEQCSCLSPGLEASARLFAEWRNQQEQLWVLASAVRAYQAIHHQLPDTVKELQRNYPGNLLPGYTPIMKQGFAFLFGKPASGIGAETAKGQSASPLKAAEAWERALAAGLGETGKGDEGKRAAEDQSVIVPDADLLQSPLEIIVDRKHHRLALVSGSIILRNYPVGLGGSRTPLGEFVISEKVMNPNGHADGDYGSRGMTLSDTLYAIHGTNAPESIGKDLSHGCIRMLKDDIEELYDMAPIGTKVSIRAAGLPEEIMRSSARFALPHTAVETNPHHVYKWLN; encoded by the coding sequence GTGACGGCTTTGGAATCCAATGAAAAAATCGAATTCAAAGACGAAAAATATTTGAAGGACTATGTCAAACTGCATCCGGATAACAAAATGGTCTGGTACTTGCTGGGCAGGGAATATGTCAGAAAAGGGGAGACGGGAAAGGCGACCTACTGTTTTCAACAAGCCGGGGAGGTGTATCTCGCTTTCGAGGACAGTGCCGCGGGGGCGGTTCATGATCAGGAAGCTCCCGGCAAACGCACGGCAGGAAGCGGGGACGGGCCGAACGAGCGAAGGAAAACGCGTAAGCCGTTATTTTCCGTTGCTAGATATACGACTGCGGCAATCTGGGCTTTGCTGCTGATCTTTTTCATCCCTGCCTTGGAAGGGGCGAGGCCGGAAACGCACCGTGCAGAGGTCGCGGACCCCGCGCTTTCCGGTCCTTCGGCAAATCCGGAGTCAAGCGAAGTTCGCCCTTCGGCTTCTCCTTTACCCTCACCTTCGCTTGCCAGCGGGACTCGTCAGACACCGGAGAAACCGATGTTGTCCAGAGTCTACTATTTGGGTGGAGAAGCGGGAAAGGGTTCATATCAAGCAGCCCTGTTCGGACTCGCCGAGTCGGGAGGAAGCGACGGCAGGCAGCAGGTCTCCCTGGTAGCGGAGTCCGTCCGCAGCTCTGTCGCAAGCTGGACGGATTGGACACGTGAGCCGAAGCTGCGGTTTACGGCAGTATCGGCCACTGGGGGGGGAGGCGCCTTGCAGATCCGGCGATTGGAACCGGAGCAGTGCAGCTGCCTGTCGCCAGGGCTTGAAGCGTCCGCAAGGTTGTTCGCGGAATGGCGGAATCAGCAGGAGCAGCTTTGGGTGCTGGCTTCCGCCGTCAGAGCCTATCAAGCCATTCATCATCAACTGCCTGACACGGTAAAAGAGCTGCAGCGGAATTATCCGGGCAACCTGCTGCCGGGATATACGCCGATCATGAAACAGGGCTTTGCATTTCTATTCGGGAAACCGGCAAGCGGTATTGGAGCCGAAACGGCAAAAGGGCAATCCGCGAGCCCGCTGAAAGCGGCGGAGGCCTGGGAAAGAGCGCTGGCCGCAGGCTTGGGTGAGACGGGTAAGGGTGATGAAGGCAAACGGGCGGCAGAGGATCAGTCGGTCATAGTGCCGGACGCGGACCTGCTGCAGTCCCCCTTGGAAATTATCGTGGACCGGAAGCATCACCGGCTGGCTTTGGTCAGCGGAAGCATCATCCTCAGGAATTATCCGGTCGGGCTGGGAGGCTCGCGAACCCCTCTGGGGGAATTCGTCATCAGCGAAAAGGTCATGAACCCGAACGGACATGCCGACGGCGATTATGGAAGCAGGGGCATGACATTATCCGATACGCTGTATGCCATTCATGGAACGAACGCACCGGAAAGCATCGGAAAAGATCTTTCGCATGGCTGCATCCGTATGCTGAAGGACGATATCGAGGAATTGTACGATATGGCCCCGATCGGGACAAAGGTGTCCATCCGCGCAGCGGGGCTTCCGGAAGAAATCATGCGCAGCTCAGCGCGGTTTGCTCTGCCGCATACGGCGGTGGAAACAAATCCGCATCACGTTTACAAATGGTTGAATTAA
- a CDS encoding RsmF rRNA methyltransferase first C-terminal domain-containing protein produces the protein MTVKLPEAFEKRMQHMLGEEFEPFLASYEKERYYGLRVNTLKAPVGEFLELSPFRLSPIPWCREGFYYNGEERPGKHPYYYAGLYYIQEPSAMSPVELLDVRPGDRVLDVCAAPGGKSTQIAAKLQGQGVLVSNDNSADRVKALVKNIELFGVRNAAVLNETPNALGRVFGGYFDKILIDAPCSGEGMFRKDEDMIRSWSPESVQTCVVLQKDILDAAAVLLAPGGRMVYSTCTFAPEENEARIADFLDRHPHFEVVPIPDAWGFAQGRPEWIMESRQGIEGFSGRAAEAVKGTARLWPHCIEGEGHFVAVLQHKGEGLGIEADPASGRERTSGRGNGGKKPAQTETEREDIISRFFAEMGFPDLPGKLVFFGDFAYLAAAGLPDLSGLKVARPGWYIGNIKKNRFEPSQALAMGLRAQEAVRSVSFTADSLEVVRYLKGETLQLEKDEIAVRDTGVSAKGYCLVCVDGYPLGWGKWIDGLLKNEYPPGWRWIW, from the coding sequence ATGACGGTCAAATTGCCGGAAGCGTTTGAGAAAAGAATGCAGCATATGCTCGGGGAAGAGTTTGAGCCTTTTTTGGCCTCCTATGAGAAGGAGCGGTATTACGGGCTGAGGGTGAACACGTTAAAAGCGCCGGTCGGGGAATTCCTCGAGCTGTCTCCGTTCCGGCTGTCCCCCATTCCCTGGTGCAGGGAGGGGTTTTATTACAACGGGGAGGAGCGTCCTGGCAAGCATCCTTATTATTATGCGGGTCTTTACTATATCCAGGAGCCCAGTGCGATGTCGCCCGTCGAACTGCTGGACGTCCGGCCGGGCGATCGGGTGTTGGATGTATGCGCGGCCCCGGGGGGCAAATCGACGCAAATTGCCGCAAAGCTTCAGGGGCAGGGCGTTCTTGTTTCCAATGACAATTCGGCGGACCGGGTCAAAGCGCTGGTCAAAAACATCGAACTGTTCGGCGTGCGGAACGCCGCTGTCTTGAATGAAACGCCGAATGCGCTGGGCCGTGTCTTCGGCGGATATTTCGACAAAATTCTGATTGACGCGCCCTGCTCGGGAGAAGGCATGTTTCGCAAGGACGAGGACATGATCCGGAGCTGGTCGCCGGAATCGGTGCAGACCTGCGTCGTGCTGCAGAAGGACATTCTTGACGCGGCCGCCGTACTGCTTGCGCCGGGCGGCAGAATGGTCTATTCGACCTGCACCTTCGCGCCGGAAGAGAATGAAGCGCGGATTGCCGATTTCCTCGATCGCCATCCGCATTTTGAGGTCGTCCCGATCCCCGATGCCTGGGGTTTTGCCCAAGGAAGACCGGAATGGATCATGGAGAGCAGGCAGGGCATCGAAGGCTTCAGCGGGCGCGCCGCGGAGGCCGTCAAAGGAACGGCCAGGCTTTGGCCGCATTGTATTGAGGGAGAAGGTCATTTTGTGGCCGTCCTGCAGCATAAAGGGGAAGGGCTGGGAATCGAAGCTGATCCCGCCTCGGGAAGGGAAAGGACAAGCGGCAGGGGCAATGGAGGGAAAAAACCTGCCCAAACGGAAACGGAACGTGAGGACATCATTTCGCGTTTTTTTGCGGAGATGGGTTTTCCCGATCTTCCGGGCAAGCTGGTGTTCTTTGGCGACTTTGCCTATTTGGCGGCTGCAGGGCTGCCGGACCTGTCCGGCCTGAAAGTGGCCCGCCCCGGCTGGTACATCGGCAATATCAAGAAAAACCGGTTCGAGCCGTCGCAGGCATTGGCTATGGGACTGAGGGCGCAAGAAGCTGTGCGGTCCGTATCTTTCACCGCAGACTCGCTTGAAGTGGTTCGTTATCTAAAGGGCGAAACGCTGCAGCTGGAGAAGGATGAGATTGCCGTGCGGGATACCGGTGTGAGCGCTAAGGGCTACTGCCTGGTTTGTGTGGACGGGTATCCGTTAGGTTGGGGCAAATGGATCGACGGCTTGCTGAAAAACGAGTATCCGCCGGGCTGGAGGTGGATTTGGTGA
- a CDS encoding 7-carboxy-7-deazaguanine synthase QueE, which translates to MNEALRIPIVEIYETVEGEGTRAGFPTIFVRLFGCNLRCVWCDTPYSYPPGKAEKVMTVREILESVRSYKSTHLCLTGGEPLMYGESSLQLLQALSGLEQLEDIHVETNGAIDLAPFLDRIVSPKVRYVMDFKLPGSGETERMAMDNLRLLRASDELKFVIAGEADFHAARELLAANDVKAVPLFGPVWETMPPAKLVDLMLEYGLSGVRLNLQLHKLIWDPSARGV; encoded by the coding sequence ATGAACGAAGCCTTGCGAATTCCCATAGTGGAAATTTACGAGACGGTGGAAGGGGAAGGAACCCGTGCAGGGTTCCCGACCATTTTCGTCCGTCTTTTCGGTTGCAATTTGCGCTGCGTCTGGTGCGATACGCCATACAGCTATCCGCCCGGCAAGGCCGAGAAAGTGATGACGGTCCGGGAAATTCTGGAGAGCGTTCGTTCCTATAAGTCTACCCATCTTTGTCTGACAGGCGGCGAGCCGTTGATGTACGGGGAGTCTTCCCTTCAGCTGCTGCAGGCCCTGTCCGGTTTGGAGCAACTGGAAGATATTCATGTGGAAACGAACGGCGCCATTGATCTCGCTCCATTTCTTGACCGGATCGTTTCGCCTAAAGTCAGGTATGTGATGGATTTCAAGCTTCCTGGATCAGGTGAAACGGAACGTATGGCGATGGACAATTTGAGACTGCTGAGAGCTTCCGATGAGCTGAAGTTCGTCATTGCCGGCGAAGCTGACTTCCATGCTGCTAGAGAGCTTTTGGCGGCAAATGATGTAAAGGCCGTTCCTCTGTTCGGTCCGGTTTGGGAAACGATGCCCCCTGCAAAATTGGTGGATTTGATGCTGGAGTACGGCTTGTCGGGGGTCAGATTGAATTTGCAGCTGCATAAGCTGATCTGGGATCCCTCGGCCAGGGGCGTGTGA
- the queC gene encoding 7-cyano-7-deazaguanine synthase QueC — translation MKPTEDGREPAKGNRKKAVVILSGGLDSTTCMGYAKEKGYELYPITFDYGQRHRMEIENARQVAEFYGVKAEDHKVVSLGFLREFGGSALTDDSIEVPLDTGVEQGGQAEIPVTYVPGRNLLFLSIAASYAEVSGAEAIYIGVNALDYSGYPDCRPEFIEAMGKVIRLATKAGAEGQTIAIETPLIELSKAEIIREGLRMGVPYELTTSCYNGWEEACGECDSCRLRLKGFAEAGVPDPIRYRR, via the coding sequence ATGAAACCAACAGAAGATGGGCGGGAGCCTGCGAAAGGGAACCGAAAAAAAGCGGTCGTGATTCTGAGCGGCGGCTTGGACAGCACGACCTGCATGGGGTATGCGAAGGAAAAAGGGTATGAGCTTTATCCCATCACGTTCGATTACGGCCAGCGTCACCGCATGGAAATAGAAAATGCTCGTCAGGTTGCTGAATTCTACGGAGTAAAAGCGGAGGATCATAAGGTGGTTTCTCTCGGGTTTTTGCGGGAATTCGGAGGCAGTGCGCTTACCGACGACTCGATCGAGGTTCCGTTAGATACCGGCGTCGAGCAGGGAGGGCAAGCCGAAATTCCGGTTACCTATGTGCCGGGCAGAAATTTGCTGTTTCTGTCCATTGCCGCCTCCTATGCGGAAGTCAGCGGAGCGGAAGCGATTTACATCGGTGTGAACGCATTGGATTACAGCGGTTATCCCGACTGCCGTCCGGAATTCATTGAGGCTATGGGAAAAGTGATTCGGCTCGCAACGAAGGCCGGAGCGGAAGGACAGACGATTGCCATCGAGACGCCGCTCATTGAATTGAGCAAAGCGGAGATTATCCGTGAGGGCTTGCGCATGGGTGTCCCGTATGAACTGACGACGTCATGCTACAACGGCTGGGAGGAAGCTTGCGGCGAGTGCGACAGCTGCCGGCTGCGGCTCAAGGGCTTTGCCGAAGCGGGCGTGCCGGACCCGATCCGTTATCGGAGGTAA
- a CDS encoding pseudouridine synthase, with translation MKKTQRLDKILVHLGYGTRSEIKKLVRAGSIHVNGKTAGDSGMQVNPLMDEIRVRDETVYFREFIYIMLNKPQGVVSATEDLRDSTVIDLLDERYAAFNAFPVGRLDKDTEGLLLLTNDGKLAHMLLSPRRHVPKTYYAKVLGKVTDREAASFRQGVVLDDGYETMPAELRILSVQGGEQESFVSEIELTIAEGKFHQVKRMFQAVGMQVVFLKRISMGGLLLDDRLSPGEYRELTETEINMLKEWENGKRIEIQDDRP, from the coding sequence GTGAAGAAGACGCAGCGTTTGGACAAGATTCTGGTTCATCTGGGCTATGGAACGCGCAGCGAAATTAAAAAACTGGTTCGCGCCGGCTCCATTCATGTCAACGGGAAAACCGCCGGCGACAGCGGCATGCAGGTGAATCCGCTGATGGATGAAATCCGGGTCCGCGATGAAACGGTGTATTTTCGCGAATTTATTTATATCATGCTGAACAAGCCGCAGGGCGTGGTTTCGGCGACAGAGGATCTGCGGGACTCGACGGTGATCGATTTGCTGGACGAACGATACGCGGCTTTTAACGCGTTTCCGGTGGGCAGATTGGACAAGGACACTGAAGGTCTGCTGCTGCTGACCAACGACGGCAAGCTTGCGCACATGCTGCTGTCCCCGCGAAGGCATGTTCCCAAAACTTATTATGCCAAAGTGCTCGGCAAGGTCACGGATCGGGAAGCGGCATCCTTCCGGCAGGGCGTGGTGCTGGATGACGGTTATGAAACCATGCCCGCCGAACTTCGCATCCTGTCTGTTCAAGGAGGAGAGCAAGAGTCATTTGTTTCAGAAATCGAGCTGACGATAGCGGAAGGCAAATTCCATCAAGTCAAGCGGATGTTTCAAGCGGTCGGCATGCAGGTCGTCTTTTTGAAGCGGATATCTATGGGCGGTTTATTGCTGGACGACCGCCTGTCGCCCGGAGAATACAGAGAATTGACGGAAACAGAGATCAACATGCTCAAGGAGTGGGAGAATGGGAAGCGCATTGAAATACAGGATGATCGCCCTTGA
- a CDS encoding GTP pyrophosphokinase → MDTRDWGMFLFPYEQAVEELKVKFKTLRAELKKREVFSPIEFVTGRVKRTSSILEKANRLQVSMDQIEKGIEDIAGIRIMCQFVEDIHRVVELIRERKDFNIVYEKDYITNKKESGYRSYHVIIEYPVQTALGMKNVLAEIQIRTLAMNFWATIEHSLNYKYKSDLPQPVKERLQKAAEAAFKLDEEMSSIRQEIVESQQLFEDHANLVGVILNGIQELYFYHKVREAAQFQLIFNERWEHQDVWGLKQLSADIQDALNRAKQNAAR, encoded by the coding sequence GTGGACACCAGAGATTGGGGAATGTTTTTGTTTCCGTATGAACAAGCGGTGGAGGAATTGAAGGTCAAATTCAAGACGCTGCGTGCGGAATTGAAAAAAAGGGAAGTTTTTTCCCCCATTGAGTTTGTGACCGGCAGGGTCAAACGCACTTCAAGCATATTGGAGAAGGCCAACCGTTTGCAGGTTTCAATGGATCAAATCGAAAAAGGCATCGAGGATATCGCGGGCATTCGCATCATGTGCCAGTTTGTCGAAGATATTCATCGGGTGGTGGAGTTAATTCGCGAACGAAAAGATTTTAACATTGTATACGAGAAAGACTACATTACAAATAAAAAAGAAAGCGGCTATCGCAGCTATCATGTGATCATTGAGTATCCGGTGCAAACCGCGCTGGGCATGAAGAACGTGCTGGCGGAAATTCAAATCCGCACGCTGGCGATGAATTTCTGGGCGACCATTGAGCATTCGCTGAACTACAAATACAAATCGGATCTGCCCCAGCCCGTCAAAGAGCGGCTGCAAAAGGCTGCGGAAGCGGCCTTCAAGCTGGATGAGGAAATGTCGAGCATCCGCCAGGAAATCGTCGAGTCCCAGCAGCTGTTTGAAGATCACGCCAATCTGGTCGGTGTGATCCTCAACGGTATTCAGGAATTGTATTTCTATCATAAAGTCAGGGAAGCCGCGCAGTTTCAACTGATATTCAACGAGCGCTGGGAGCATCAGGATGTCTGGGGGCTGAAGCAGCTGTCGGCGGATATTCAGGATGCGCTGAATCGGGCAAAGCAGAACGCGGCGCGGTGA
- a CDS encoding DUF309 domain-containing protein produces MHNPAGMMNSGETVRPAAAETHGKDLKILMSYDRLYIEYLYYFNVARDYFECHEVLEELWMQEGRNPLYQGLLQVAVGLYHFRNGNVNGAVKLFTNALEKLGPFESDGPGIDMEALLADSRNYLAKLRRYAEAPFDYYDLDIRIVDPSLMEKVESLKRNPPLKEEDV; encoded by the coding sequence TTGCACAACCCTGCCGGGATGATGAACAGCGGGGAAACCGTACGACCTGCTGCGGCGGAAACGCACGGAAAGGATTTGAAGATTCTCATGTCTTACGACCGTTTATATATTGAGTATTTATACTATTTTAACGTAGCCCGGGATTATTTCGAGTGTCATGAGGTGCTGGAGGAGCTGTGGATGCAGGAGGGGAGGAACCCGCTGTATCAGGGCTTGCTGCAGGTGGCGGTCGGCTTGTACCACTTCCGCAACGGCAATGTGAACGGCGCGGTGAAACTGTTCACCAACGCTCTGGAGAAGCTGGGCCCGTTCGAATCCGACGGGCCGGGCATCGATATGGAGGCGCTGCTGGCGGACAGCCGAAATTATTTGGCCAAACTTCGGCGGTATGCCGAAGCGCCCTTTGACTATTACGATTTAGATATCCGGATCGTTGATCCTTCGCTTATGGAGAAAGTGGAAAGCTTGAAGCGGAATCCTCCGCTCAAGGAGGAAGATGTCTAA
- a CDS encoding thioredoxin family protein encodes MKKLLIYLSVIVVLFAVLFVLNRTSTTTADNADNVYGIKASKLHPETREQLDNPNYQNIILPEQLKTELGKKGGLFVYFFSPTCPHCKLTTPVLMPIAKEMNVDVKQFNLLEFPEGWQEYNIEYTPTLVYYKDGKEIKRTQIVDGKQVDLLSRMEGGVEEHPGDGGYTEQDFRDFFNKYKNQSNK; translated from the coding sequence ATGAAAAAACTGCTGATTTATCTTTCCGTCATTGTCGTATTATTCGCTGTTCTGTTCGTTCTCAATCGGACATCCACGACGACGGCGGACAACGCGGACAACGTGTATGGCATCAAAGCCTCCAAACTGCACCCCGAAACAAGGGAGCAGTTGGACAATCCCAATTACCAGAATATCATTTTACCCGAACAATTAAAAACGGAACTCGGCAAAAAAGGCGGTTTGTTCGTGTATTTCTTCAGCCCCACCTGTCCGCACTGCAAACTGACGACACCGGTTTTGATGCCAATCGCCAAAGAAATGAATGTGGACGTAAAGCAGTTCAACCTGCTGGAATTTCCAGAAGGCTGGCAGGAATACAACATCGAGTACACACCGACTCTGGTCTACTATAAAGACGGAAAAGAAATCAAACGCACGCAAATCGTGGACGGCAAACAAGTGGATCTCCTCAGCCGGATGGAGGGGGGAGTCGAGGAACACCCGGGAGACGGCGGATACACCGAGCAGGATTTCCGCGACTTTTTCAACAAATACAAGAATCAATCAAACAAATGA
- a CDS encoding quinone-dependent dihydroorotate dehydrogenase, producing MLYRSLAKPLLFRMDPEKAHHLTVGGLAAAARIPGATGLLNLLYGTAKAPELAVNLWGIRFSHPIGLAAGLDKNGVAVPGFTSMGFSFVEVGTVTPQPQPGNELPRLFRLPEDQALINRMGFNNRGASAMAEELKRVKQRKIPVAVNIGKNKWTPNEEAVEDYRACIKALYPYGDFFVVNISSPNTPNLRDLQHGEELRKLLGAVKDEMDKQAQGKGVKPVLVKLAPDVDERDLEHMTDSIMRSGVSGIIATNTTILRDGLASPHQRETGGLSGKPLARRSTEAIRSIYKLTGGKLPIIGSGGIFSAQDAYEKIRAGASLVEVYTGLIYQGPGIVRAIHRGLIERLKRDGFAGISEAVGVDVQLS from the coding sequence TTGCTTTATCGTAGCTTGGCCAAACCGCTGCTGTTTCGCATGGATCCGGAAAAAGCGCATCATTTGACTGTCGGGGGCTTGGCCGCCGCGGCCAGAATTCCCGGAGCAACCGGATTGCTGAATCTCCTGTACGGGACGGCTAAGGCGCCGGAGCTTGCCGTTAACCTGTGGGGAATCCGTTTTTCACATCCGATCGGCCTGGCCGCGGGACTTGACAAAAACGGCGTTGCCGTCCCCGGTTTTACCTCCATGGGCTTCAGTTTTGTCGAAGTCGGGACGGTGACTCCGCAACCCCAGCCGGGCAATGAGCTTCCTCGTTTGTTTCGCCTGCCCGAGGATCAAGCGCTGATCAACCGGATGGGCTTTAATAACCGCGGCGCATCCGCGATGGCGGAAGAACTGAAGCGGGTCAAGCAGCGGAAAATTCCCGTTGCCGTGAATATCGGCAAAAATAAGTGGACGCCGAACGAAGAGGCCGTGGAGGATTACCGGGCATGCATCAAAGCGCTCTATCCTTACGGAGATTTTTTTGTGGTCAACATCAGCTCTCCGAATACCCCGAATCTGCGGGATCTCCAGCACGGGGAGGAATTGCGAAAGCTGCTGGGTGCGGTCAAGGATGAGATGGACAAACAGGCGCAGGGTAAAGGGGTTAAGCCCGTGCTGGTCAAATTGGCTCCCGATGTGGACGAGCGGGATCTGGAGCATATGACGGACAGCATCATGCGCAGCGGGGTATCCGGCATTATTGCCACCAACACGACGATCCTAAGGGACGGCTTGGCCAGTCCGCATCAGCGGGAAACCGGAGGTTTGAGCGGAAAACCGCTTGCCCGCCGTTCGACGGAAGCCATCCGCAGCATATATAAATTAACGGGAGGGAAACTTCCGATTATTGGGTCCGGAGGTATTTTTTCGGCGCAGGATGCCTACGAGAAAATACGCGCCGGCGCCAGCTTGGTTGAAGTCTATACCGGCTTGATTTATCAGGGACCGGGAATCGTTCGCGCGATTCACCGGGGATTGATCGAGCGCTTGAAGCGCGATGGATTTGCCGGCATTTCCGAAGCGGTGGGAGTGGATGTTCAGTTAAGCTGA
- the queD gene encoding 6-carboxytetrahydropterin synthase QueD, translating into MSFEIPGKMQVLGENIQEHQLKYHDKAVLVSKEFTFDSAHHLHCYEGKCKSLHGHTYKLVVTMLGKMDYRGISIDFGDIKRIAKERVIDRLDHHYLNEVLPPMNTTAENMVVWIYEQIHQALMEENLYPAIKLQEVRLWETPTSFAAVTRELMEAD; encoded by the coding sequence ATGAGCTTTGAAATCCCTGGAAAGATGCAGGTTTTGGGAGAAAACATTCAAGAGCATCAGTTGAAATATCATGACAAAGCCGTTTTGGTCTCCAAGGAATTCACGTTTGACAGCGCCCATCACCTTCACTGCTACGAGGGCAAGTGCAAAAGCCTTCACGGGCATACATACAAATTGGTGGTCACCATGCTGGGCAAAATGGATTACAGGGGAATATCCATAGATTTCGGAGATATCAAGAGAATTGCCAAAGAACGCGTGATAGACCGGCTGGACCATCATTATTTGAACGAAGTGCTTCCGCCGATGAATACGACCGCGGAGAACATGGTGGTTTGGATTTATGAGCAAATTCATCAGGCCCTTATGGAGGAAAACTTGTACCCGGCCATCAAACTTCAGGAAGTGCGCCTATGGGAAACGCCCACCAGCTTTGCGGCCGTGACCAGAGAATTGATGGAGGCCGATTGA
- a CDS encoding Cof-type HAD-IIB family hydrolase, producing MGSALKYRMIALDVDGTLLNDHYEITENTRRTIAQIHAEGCRIVLCTGRGPKNTLPLLEQLGVSGTAITHNGAVTIDGTIDKVLSIITIPTDHLAPLVGYCRERGMHFDVNSAFHLFVERLGAFEKEMYAKYLNSPIVLPAIEELPEPAVKLTMFGEPSVMDQAEKDWAGSGKALRMTRSGDFFIDFMEPEATKGAALRKLAGMWGIPRESIMAIGNYFNDLEMLEYAGLGIAMQNSPEEVKSRADAVTASNNHDGVHQAIVRYMYSQA from the coding sequence ATGGGAAGCGCATTGAAATACAGGATGATCGCCCTTGATGTGGACGGTACGCTGCTGAACGACCACTATGAAATTACCGAAAACACCCGGAGGACGATTGCGCAAATTCACGCGGAGGGCTGCAGGATTGTGCTCTGCACGGGGAGGGGACCGAAAAACACGCTGCCGCTTCTGGAACAGCTTGGGGTCAGCGGCACGGCGATTACCCATAACGGAGCCGTGACGATTGACGGGACAATCGATAAAGTATTGTCCATCATTACCATTCCGACGGATCATTTGGCTCCATTGGTCGGATACTGCAGAGAACGCGGGATGCATTTCGACGTCAATTCGGCCTTTCATTTATTCGTCGAGCGCTTGGGGGCATTTGAGAAAGAGATGTATGCGAAGTATTTGAACAGTCCCATCGTGCTGCCCGCGATCGAAGAGTTGCCTGAACCGGCTGTTAAATTGACGATGTTCGGAGAGCCGTCCGTGATGGATCAGGCGGAAAAAGATTGGGCCGGTTCCGGAAAAGCATTGCGGATGACGCGAAGCGGCGACTTTTTCATCGATTTCATGGAGCCGGAGGCGACCAAAGGAGCGGCTTTGCGGAAATTGGCCGGGATGTGGGGGATTCCGCGCGAATCGATCATGGCCATCGGCAATTATTTCAACGATCTGGAGATGCTCGAGTATGCCGGTCTGGGCATCGCCATGCAAAACTCGCCGGAAGAAGTCAAATCCAGGGCCGATGCCGTCACCGCTTCCAATAATCACGACGGCGTCCATCAGGCGATTGTACGATATATGTATTCACAGGCCTGA
- a CDS encoding LysM peptidoglycan-binding domain-containing protein — translation MKVDKSSWSFFSRSKKTNDVRKFPIGAFSLGARKLGGLLIAVALLLQLGAEPVLAEAPSSLMGQRLIDSGQKYIGTPYQFGANPDQTATFDCSSFTRRVFLENGMTLPRTSSDQYQLGTAVNLDQAQIGDLLFFQNPANPGVADHVGIYQGNLIMLNATVSKGVKSTDISTDYWMSRLIGVKRVLPKMVQVRYGDTLWKISIANNVSISQLMNWNKLAPDFLVPGQLLFISNPDLTAKSGSNPGKIHIVQPGDLLWKIALTYNVTVDNLRTWNQLTGDMIYPGQALYLQAPSEPYTVQPGDTLWLISQKKGVSVAKIKEAAHLSSDFIYPGQILPIPLI, via the coding sequence ATGAAGGTCGACAAAAGTTCCTGGAGCTTCTTCAGCCGCTCCAAAAAAACAAATGATGTCCGCAAGTTTCCCATCGGCGCCTTCAGCCTTGGCGCTCGAAAGCTGGGCGGCCTGTTGATCGCTGTAGCGCTTTTGCTGCAGCTCGGCGCTGAGCCCGTGCTGGCGGAAGCTCCGTCAAGCCTTATGGGCCAAAGGCTGATTGACTCGGGACAAAAATACATAGGAACTCCATATCAGTTCGGGGCCAATCCCGATCAAACCGCCACCTTCGACTGCTCTTCCTTCACCCGCAGAGTGTTCCTGGAAAACGGCATGACGCTGCCCCGGACAAGCTCGGACCAGTATCAGCTTGGAACCGCTGTCAACCTGGATCAGGCGCAAATCGGCGATCTGTTGTTTTTTCAGAATCCCGCGAATCCGGGCGTTGCTGATCATGTCGGCATTTATCAGGGGAATCTGATCATGTTGAACGCCACCGTTTCCAAGGGGGTCAAATCGACGGATATTTCTACCGACTATTGGATGTCGAGACTGATCGGCGTAAAAAGAGTCTTACCCAAGATGGTGCAAGTCCGGTACGGAGACACACTGTGGAAAATCAGCATCGCGAACAATGTCAGCATCTCGCAGCTGATGAATTGGAATAAGCTTGCACCGGATTTCCTCGTTCCCGGTCAGCTTCTGTTCATTTCCAATCCCGATTTGACGGCAAAATCCGGCTCGAATCCGGGGAAAATCCATATTGTCCAGCCCGGAGATCTATTGTGGAAAATTGCCTTGACCTACAATGTCACCGTTGACAATCTGCGGACGTGGAACCAATTGACAGGGGATATGATATATCCCGGTCAGGCCCTCTACCTTCAGGCGCCGAGCGAGCCATACACGGTACAACCCGGTGATACACTGTGGTTGATTTCCCAAAAGAAGGGCGTTTCTGTGGCGAAAATCAAAGAAGCCGCTCATTTATCGAGCGACTTCATTTATCCGGGCCAAATCCTGCCGATTCCGCTGATCTAA